TAGTAGGAAATGGCTCATTGAACATTTCTCTATATATTGAATTCATTTCATCAAAATATTTAATATCAGATAAATATACAGTTGTTCTAACAACATCCTTTAATGAGCATCCTGCCTCTTTTAAAATGGATTCGATATTTTTTATTACTTGATAAGTTTGGTCTTTTATATCTTTTTTTATCTCTCCAGTAGCTGGATCTTGGGGACGTTGCCCAGATACAAAAACAAAATTATCGGTTATAATACCTTGAGAATAAGGTCCTGCTGGAGATGGTGCATTTTTTGTACAAATAGATTTAAAATTATTATTAAGCATTTTAAATTCCTCCTTTTAATTAACTTCTGTTAAAAAGAGTATAACAGATGTATATACACCTGTCAAGACATTTAATATATTAATAGTTTATTTACTTTTAATTATTTAAAGATCAAAACTATCTTCATCTATAATCAAATCATGAGATTGAGATATTAATCGTTCTAGATCATTAGGGGTTAAATTTAATTTTTCAAGAGCAAAAGGCGAGAAATTATATGCTAGACCATCAGCACCTATGCTTATTCCCATCATCATGGTTATAGCATCAGCAATATGCACTATAGAAACTAATATAGGATTTATAGTAGCTTTTTCAGGAGAATGATGCAGTCCTATTGCTTCTACTAATTCTTCAGGGAAATTCCATTTTATTGCGATTTTTTCACCTACTTGAGCATGGTTAAATCCTAGTATCTCTTCCTCTGCTTCTAAAAAGGGTATTTTTTCAGATTCTACTTTATTAATGATAGCATGATATTCTTTTTCCACATAGAAATTTAGTATGGTTTTCCCAATATCTCTTAGTAGTCCAGCTATGTAGGCAGTTTCAGGATTTGGGAATTTTACCTCTTTAGCGATATATCTCGATATGATGGCACAAGTTTGAGATTGAGTCCATAGATCATTTTTTCCCAATGCATATCCTTTGAGTTCATTAGACATCATTTTAGATACGGTAGAGGCTAAAGCCATACTTTTTATAGTTTGAAAGCCTAAAAGAATTGTAGCTTGAGACACAGTATCAATTTTTCTAGGATATCCATAATAGGCTGAATTGGCAAGTTTAAGTATTTTAGAGGTTAAACTTTGATCTTTTAATATCTCTTTTTCTAGGTCTTGAATGGTTGAATCTGGATCTTCAGTAATAGCTATTATTTTTTTAATTCTGTCAGGTAAAACAGGCATATCATCTACCTTACTAATTATATAATTTAATTTTTTATTCCCCATGATTTATATTCACCTCATTTTTAGTATATATTACTATTATACTAAATGATTTATTTATATCCTATAGATATAATGAATTATTTATATTAAAAAATATATAAAAAGGCAGATAGAAAACTATCTGCCTTTTAAATATTCATTAATTTGTATTATTTTTCCATAATGTTCACCTAATTTATTTCTATTAGATAATACATTAAACACTTTGTTTCCAAAAGGAGTTATAGCTATAGCTATATAAGGGTAATATCTATATTTTAATAATCCTATTAATTCTAGATATTTGTAATACACTAAGAAACATTCTGGATATTGAATATACTTAGGAGTTAATTCTTGATATCTATAATATACTTCTTGATTAGCTTTACTAAACAATTTTATCATATCATCTATTAAATTTTCTAGAAAGTTCAAATCTATGGTAGGAATTACTTTCTTTAAAAAGTTATGATTTAAAATATATTGTAGAAATATACTATATTTTTCTTCATCACCCATTTTTAAAAATAGTGGAGCTTTTTTAGTAGATATTATTTTATTATTTTTTATAGTGATTAAATCTGTATCTATGGAAAATTTATAAAAAATATGAAGCAATGGAAAGTCCTTTTGGTTAGGTGTTTTTTTTATAATTGTTTCCTTGTTTTCCATTATTTCATTAATTTTGAATAAATCTTTTCGCTTTATATATTTATTTTTATTTGTACTTTCTAATTCATTGCTTATTATATACAACAGAAATTTTTCAAAATCTATTAAAAAAGAAAAAGCTTGTTCATTTAGTGAATTATCAATATTATTTACTAAAACTTTATCTACACAAAACGGGAGTTCAGTATTTTCAATTTTATTTAGATATAAAAATCTATTTTTGCTTATTTCAAGTACTTGTTCATATGCTTTCTTATAAATATTAGACTTATTTTTTAAATAGGTTAAATATTTTTTAAGTGTAGATAAAAAAGAATTAAATTCTTTCTTATTATTGATAAAACCATTGTCTATAGCATCTTCTAATAATAATTTTAAATTTATTTGATCTAAATCAGATAATGTCATTTCTTCATCCATTAAATAATGTTCAAATAAATTTATTAAATTATTAATATGTTTTTTTATATATGTTTTCGACATTTGATGAGACAGATAGTTTTCAAATTCTTCTAACTCATCATATAATAGGAACATAAAATCTTCATCTAATTGAATAACGCTATATATGCATTCAGTATATATTCTATATACGTTTAAACTATATTTTTTTAAATATTTATCTATAGTTAATTGAGGTTCTTTTATTCTTATATAATTGTAATCTAGTAATATCTCCTGAATAAACATATCTTTTATAGAATTTGGAAGAAAGCTAATATTTCCAATAAATCCTTCATGCTCCAATATTCTTCCAATGCGTCCAAATATTAAAATATTTTCATTTAGTAGAGGTGCTAAATTAGGTTCCCATAGTTGATGATCTTTTCTTGTAAATAGGTCTATTAGATAAATGTGTTCTTCATCAGCTTCTAATATTTCAAACAAAGATATGTGAGATTTATTTCTTTCTATTAGTATTTGTTTCTCTATATTAGTTAGTTGATATGCTTTGTCCTCTAACATATGTTCAATAAAGCTTTTACCATAATGTGTTCTGTAATCTGTACTAACCCATACATTAAAAGCTATCATAGTTTTTTGTTCATCAAAATCGGGATAATAAAATTCTATGGATTCTAAAGATTTATCCTCATTTATAAATTCATTTATATATTTAATTAGTTTTTTAATAGTATTTTCTTGTAAGATTCTTATTTGTTCGTAACTAAGATTATGCATACATATATACCTCCAAATAAAGCAAGTAATTATTTTTATCTAATATATATATTATACACTAATATGGATTATTCTGCATTGATAAATGGAATTAGAATAAAAGGGGTATATACATTGTCGAAATATTTTGATATTATATTAATAAGTACATGTAAAGGGGGAGATGTTTTGAAATTTAAGGATTATGAATATGTTAGACCAGATTTAAAAGTTATAGGGGATGAATTTGAGAAATTACTAAATGATTTTGATCAATCAAGATCTTTTGAAGAACAAAATGAAATAATAGAAAGGATAAATCATATTAGATCTAATGTAGAAACTATGAGAAGTTTAGCTCATATTAGACATTCAATTAATACAAAAGATGAATTTTATGCCAAGGAAAAAGATTTTTTAGATGAAAACATGCCTTTATATCAGAATATGGTTATGAAATTTTATGAGGCACTGGTAAATTCTAAATTTAGAGAGGAATTGGAAAAAGAGTGGGGAAAACAATTATTTAATTTAGCTGAAATGCAATTAAAGACATTTTCTGAGGAAATTATAGAAGATTTAATTAAGGAAAACAAGTTAGTTACAGAATATAGCAAACTCATTGCTTCAGCTAAGATAGATTTTGAGGGAGAAACACGAAATTTGAGTCAAATGGCTTCTTTTATACAGTCAAAGGATAGGGCAATGAGGAAGAAAGCTTATGAGGCTTATATAGGATTTTTCGAGGAAAATGAAGATGAATTTGATAGAATATATGATGAATTAGTTAAGATAAGAACTAATATGGCACAAAAATTAGGGTATGAAAATTATGTACAGATGGGTTATTATCGCATGTTAAGATCTGATTATACTTCAAAAGATGTAGCTAACTATAGAAAACAAGTAGAAAAGGATCTGGTTCCATTAGTAGTAGAGTTGAAGGAAAAGCAAAGAAGACGTTTAGGTTTAGATGAATTAAAATACTATGATGAGCCCTTAGAGTATGTAACAGGGAATGCTAAACCTAAAGGAGGACCTGAATGGATTTTAGAAAAAGGTAAGAGGATGTATAGGGAATTATCTGAAGAAACTAATGAATTTTTTACATTTATGGTGGATAGGGAATTATTAGATTTAGTAAGTAAAGAAGGAAAGATGAGTGGAGGATATTGTACTTATATTCCTGATTATAAGTCTCCGTTTATATTTTCTAATTTTAATGGTACTAGTGGTGATGTAAATGTACTAACTCATGAAGCAGGTCATGCTTTTCAAGTGTATATGAGTAGAGATTTAGAAGTACTTGAATATATTTTTCCAACTATGGAAGCTGCAGAAATTCATTCTATGAGTATGGAATTTTTTACATGGCCTTGGATGGAGTTATTTTTTGAAGATGATGTGGATAAATATAAATTTAGTCATCTAGCAGGTGCTGTAAGTTTTATTCCTTATGGTGTTACTGTTGATGAATTTCAGCATTTTGTATATGAAAATCCAGAAGCTACTCCAGAAGAAAGAAAAAATAAATGGAGAGAAATAGAGAAAAAGTACATGCCATTTAGAGATTATGAAAATAACGATTTATTAAACAAAGGTGGATACTGGTTTAGACAAGGACATATATTTTCCACTCCATTTTATTATATAGATTATACATTGGCTCAAATATGTGCATTTCAATTTTGGATAAAGACAAGAGAAGATAGAGAAAAAGCCTGGGAAGATTATCTAAGACTTTGTAGAGCAGGAGGTAGTAAATCTTTTTTAGAATTGGTGAAACTTGCAGATTTAGAAAATCCATTTATAGATGGAACAGTAAAGAAAGTAGTAGGTCCTATTAAGGAATGGTTAGATTCTGTAGATGATAGTAAGTTTTAGAAAGAAATATTTAATAGATGAATTCTAATTAGAATTCATCTATTAAATATTCTATATGAGAAAAATTTTCTATGATTTTATTTAAATGGTAATTATATACTAAATCCAGTTCATCTTTAGTTTCACAATTATTATTTATAGGTATTTTTTTATTAAACAGTTTTTCTAATCTTATTTTGTTTTTATAATCTATATAGGAAGGTTTGTCCATTGTAGAAATTATACTTAAATGATTATAAGTATTTTCGAATAAATCAAATAATTTTTTAAAGTAATAACAGATATCTGATTCATACAGATTAAATTTTATTTCTTTTTTAAGAATATTATAGTTTTTTTCTATATCCACTATATCTTGTCTTAATTCATCTAAACCTGTAAATTCATTTTTATAAATTATATGTTCTAACATCTTTTTAAATTGAGAATATACGATTTCTATAGATGTTTTTATATTATTTTCAATATTTGGAGGAATTATAAAATAGTTTATTAAAGTACCTATTACTAAGCCTATAAATGTATCTAATGTTCTATAAAGAGCGTAATCTACTCTACTACCTTCTTCATAATTTAATAATATAGATAAAAAAACCATAGCTGAAAGTTGTATGGATTTTTTCCAATTAAATATATTACATAGATATATTATGATTATTATGCCTATGGCTATAAAAAAAGGGTTTTCTGGTGCAATTAAAGAAAACAATAATGCAATTATAGCTCCTAATATGGTACTAAGCATACGATTTTTAGCCATATTAAATGATTCAGAAACTGAAGATTGCATAGCAATTATAGCAGCTATTCCGGCAAAAAATGGACTTTGCAAATTAAGTAGTTGAGCAATAAATATAGTAAAACTTACAGCAAAAGCTGTTTTAATAGTTCGCATACCTATTTTTTCCAGTTTCATTTATTCATCTCATCCTTTAAACTATTGTACAAATATTATATCAATGAAATTTATATAGAACAAGTTAAAAAGATATTAAAATAATACTTATAAGGGAAATGTATTATAATAATATTAGTAATTTTATGGAGGTGGTAATTTGGGAAATAGAAATCGAAAGTTTAAAATTTTATTTGGAATTATATTTATATTGATGTTTACATATTTAATAGTGAGCTTAAATATATTTAATAAAGAAAATTTATTTGATTTTTTTACAACAGGCAAAGAAAGTAAAGGTTTTGGAATATTTTATATTGTTGCAATAACATTGCTAATGGTGTTTTTTGTTCCTATTTCTTGGTTTTCAGCTTTAGGGGCTTTTTTATTTGGATGGAGAGGATATATATATATCATAATTGGAGGTATGTTAGCATCTATTTTGGCTTTTTATATAGCTAAATTATTTAGAGAAGATGTAATAAAATTGGTTAGCAAGGTTTATTATAGAAAAGAAAGGGATGTAAGTCTTGAAGAAGTATCTAGGCAGATTGAAAAACATGGCATGGGATATGTATTCTTTATGAGAAGTATGCCTTTTATCCCCTTTAGTGTTGCTAACTATGTTTCAGGACTTAGTTCCATATCTTTAAAAGACTATATTTTAGGAACTATTTTAGGATTAGTGCCAGGTCAGTTTATTACAACATATTTTTTTGTAAAAGCTATAGATATAAAGGAAAATCCACTAGGAGCTGTAGTTGCTGCTGTAGTTAAAGGAGCTTATATATTGTTAGTTATACTATGGCAGAAAAAAAGTAAATATAGCACTAAAGAATAGATTTATTTAGCCGATATAAGATTTAGAAAGGTATAAGGGTAAGGGGGGAAATGATTATGCAGATAGAAAGGATGAGTAGCAATATAAACTTGAGCAAATATAGTGAAATAAAAAGTTCACTAGACTCTAATCCAATGATTGGGAAAGATGAAAATATAAGTCATATTAAAACTTTAGAAGAAAAAAGATATATTGAAGATGAAATAATAAAAAATATAGAATCTGCCAATGAAAAATTTATTGTTTTTGACAGGAGATTTGAATTTTCAATTCATGAGAAAACTAAACAAATTATGGTAAAAGTTATAGATGTAGCAACAGATGAAATAATAAGGGAAATACCTTCTGAAAAGATATTGGATTTAGTAGCAGCCATTTGGGAAATATCTGGCATATTAATAGATGAAAAGATATAGGAGGTGATAGTATGTATAATACCATGAGAATAGATGGATTAGCTTCAGGGATAGATACTGAAGAAATAATTAAAAATTTAATGCGGGCAGAAAGAGTTAAAGTAGATAGGGTAGAACAAGAAAAACAGATTGTTTTATGGCGTCAAGAGATGTACAATGATTTAAATAAAGATTTTGCAAATTTTATAATAAATACTAGAAAGATGTTTGGATTAACTTCTGTGACTCATACAGGAACTTTGGTACCTAATTCATATAAAAGTTTGAACTGGGTAAAAAAAGCGACTTCTTCCAATGAAAACATTGCTAAAGTTTCCAC
This portion of the Keratinibaculum paraultunense genome encodes:
- a CDS encoding TVP38/TMEM64 family protein, producing MGNRNRKFKILFGIIFILMFTYLIVSLNIFNKENLFDFFTTGKESKGFGIFYIVAITLLMVFFVPISWFSALGAFLFGWRGYIYIIIGGMLASILAFYIAKLFREDVIKLVSKVYYRKERDVSLEEVSRQIEKHGMGYVFFMRSMPFIPFSVANYVSGLSSISLKDYILGTILGLVPGQFITTYFFVKAIDIKENPLGAVVAAVVKGAYILLVILWQKKSKYSTKE
- a CDS encoding RidA family protein, encoding MLNNNFKSICTKNAPSPAGPYSQGIITDNFVFVSGQRPQDPATGEIKKDIKDQTYQVIKNIESILKEAGCSLKDVVRTTVYLSDIKYFDEMNSIYREMFNEPFPTRTTIGVQLRGIDVEIDAIALKK
- a CDS encoding HDOD domain-containing protein; amino-acid sequence: MGNKKLNYIISKVDDMPVLPDRIKKIIAITEDPDSTIQDLEKEILKDQSLTSKILKLANSAYYGYPRKIDTVSQATILLGFQTIKSMALASTVSKMMSNELKGYALGKNDLWTQSQTCAIISRYIAKEVKFPNPETAYIAGLLRDIGKTILNFYVEKEYHAIINKVESEKIPFLEAEEEILGFNHAQVGEKIAIKWNFPEELVEAIGLHHSPEKATINPILVSIVHIADAITMMMGISIGADGLAYNFSPFALEKLNLTPNDLERLISQSHDLIIDEDSFDL
- a CDS encoding flagellar protein FlaG, whose protein sequence is MQIERMSSNINLSKYSEIKSSLDSNPMIGKDENISHIKTLEEKRYIEDEIIKNIESANEKFIVFDRRFEFSIHEKTKQIMVKVIDVATDEIIREIPSEKILDLVAAIWEISGILIDEKI
- a CDS encoding M3 family oligoendopeptidase, encoding MKFKDYEYVRPDLKVIGDEFEKLLNDFDQSRSFEEQNEIIERINHIRSNVETMRSLAHIRHSINTKDEFYAKEKDFLDENMPLYQNMVMKFYEALVNSKFREELEKEWGKQLFNLAEMQLKTFSEEIIEDLIKENKLVTEYSKLIASAKIDFEGETRNLSQMASFIQSKDRAMRKKAYEAYIGFFEENEDEFDRIYDELVKIRTNMAQKLGYENYVQMGYYRMLRSDYTSKDVANYRKQVEKDLVPLVVELKEKQRRRLGLDELKYYDEPLEYVTGNAKPKGGPEWILEKGKRMYRELSEETNEFFTFMVDRELLDLVSKEGKMSGGYCTYIPDYKSPFIFSNFNGTSGDVNVLTHEAGHAFQVYMSRDLEVLEYIFPTMEAAEIHSMSMEFFTWPWMELFFEDDVDKYKFSHLAGAVSFIPYGVTVDEFQHFVYENPEATPEERKNKWREIEKKYMPFRDYENNDLLNKGGYWFRQGHIFSTPFYYIDYTLAQICAFQFWIKTREDREKAWEDYLRLCRAGGSKSFLELVKLADLENPFIDGTVKKVVGPIKEWLDSVDDSKF
- a CDS encoding FUSC family protein → MKLEKIGMRTIKTAFAVSFTIFIAQLLNLQSPFFAGIAAIIAMQSSVSESFNMAKNRMLSTILGAIIALLFSLIAPENPFFIAIGIIIIIYLCNIFNWKKSIQLSAMVFLSILLNYEEGSRVDYALYRTLDTFIGLVIGTLINYFIIPPNIENNIKTSIEIVYSQFKKMLEHIIYKNEFTGLDELRQDIVDIEKNYNILKKEIKFNLYESDICYYFKKLFDLFENTYNHLSIISTMDKPSYIDYKNKIRLEKLFNKKIPINNNCETKDELDLVYNYHLNKIIENFSHIEYLIDEF